Proteins co-encoded in one Arthrobacter globiformis genomic window:
- a CDS encoding DUF4193 domain-containing protein: MATDYDAPRKTEEESPSESLEALQASRGGGAQTAVIDLDENDTAEGIDLPGADLSNEELTVIVVPEQSDEFTCGSCFLVRHRSQVAKEKNGLKYCHDCEG; the protein is encoded by the coding sequence ATGGCTACCGATTACGACGCCCCACGCAAGACAGAAGAAGAGTCTCCCTCCGAATCACTGGAGGCACTCCAGGCGTCCCGCGGCGGCGGTGCCCAGACCGCCGTCATCGACCTCGACGAGAACGACACCGCCGAGGGCATCGACCTTCCGGGCGCCGATCTGTCCAACGAGGAACTGACGGTCATCGTCGTTCCCGAGCAGTCCGATGAGTTCACCTGTGGCTCCTGCTTCCTGGTCCGTCACCGGTCCCAGGTAGCAAAGGAAAAGAACGGCCTGAAGTACTGCCACGACTGCGAAGGCTAA
- a CDS encoding Dps family protein, giving the protein MKASPTLTNNMQAVLTDLIELHIQGKQAHWNIVGTNFRDLHLQLDEIVDAARAFADDIAERMRALHALPDGRSATVAKSTHLPQFPDGLINTKDAIDRIVAALEAAVGTMRKVHDEVDEEDPTTADLLHTFIEKLEQYAWMVGAENMKASASVTHPDSK; this is encoded by the coding sequence ATGAAGGCTTCACCGACACTGACCAACAACATGCAGGCCGTCCTGACGGACCTGATCGAATTGCACATCCAGGGCAAGCAGGCGCACTGGAACATTGTTGGAACCAACTTCAGGGATCTGCATCTTCAGCTCGACGAGATCGTGGACGCCGCTCGGGCCTTTGCCGACGACATCGCGGAGCGCATGCGCGCCCTGCACGCCCTGCCGGACGGCCGCAGCGCCACCGTGGCGAAGTCGACCCACCTTCCCCAGTTCCCCGACGGGCTGATCAACACCAAGGATGCGATCGACCGCATTGTGGCAGCGCTCGAAGCGGCCGTAGGCACCATGCGCAAGGTCCATGACGAGGTGGATGAGGAAGACCCCACAACCGCAGACCTGCTGCACACCTTCATCGAAAAGCTCGAGCAGTATGCGTGGATGGTTGGCGCCGAGAACATGAAGGCGTCGGCCAGCGTCACGCACCCTGACAGCAAGTAG
- a CDS encoding AMIN-like domain-containing (lipo)protein produces the protein MKRIPAWLTVILMAVGLGLLAPGSASAASYCGQVWGSLAKADRTMSTAAVTNVRSGQHYCFDRLVIDLKGKAKGYNVRYVSEVAQEGSGQPLKLRGGAFLQLTINSPAYDNATGKATFIPANRSEVTNVSGYHTFRQVAWAGSFEGYTTLGLGVRARLPFKVYTLDGPGSGSRLVVDVAHYW, from the coding sequence ATGAAAAGAATTCCCGCCTGGCTCACAGTCATCCTCATGGCTGTTGGGCTCGGCCTGCTGGCTCCGGGCTCCGCCTCGGCAGCCTCCTACTGCGGGCAGGTGTGGGGCTCGCTGGCGAAGGCGGACCGGACCATGAGCACCGCAGCCGTCACCAACGTCCGCTCGGGGCAGCACTACTGCTTCGACCGCCTCGTGATCGACCTCAAGGGCAAAGCCAAAGGCTACAACGTCCGCTACGTTTCCGAGGTGGCCCAGGAAGGCTCCGGCCAGCCGCTCAAGCTCCGCGGCGGGGCGTTCCTGCAGCTCACCATCAACTCGCCGGCATATGACAATGCCACCGGCAAGGCCACCTTCATTCCGGCCAACCGGTCCGAGGTGACCAACGTGTCCGGGTACCACACGTTCCGGCAGGTGGCGTGGGCCGGCAGCTTCGAGGGCTACACCACCCTTGGCCTGGGCGTCCGCGCCCGGCTGCCATTCAAGGTGTACACGCTGGACGGCCCCGGATCCGGCTCCCGGCTCGTCGTCGACGTCGCCCACTACTGGTGA
- the otsB gene encoding trehalose-phosphatase, producing the protein MTPDAEHTTGETGSTRLTLSPELLDAVRRIAGTDHLLVAMDFDGTISPIVDHAGDARPLPRSAAAFAELSSLPRTTTALISGRALDSLRAVASPPEETLLIGSHGAEAWLGPGSAPLTLDPEQLSLLDEVRGILTEIVELAPGTVLEEKPAGVVLHTRLAADDVAEDAVAAARAALQDRQGVYLKNGKRVLETSVVHASKGEGVDFLRQATGATGVLFAGDDTTDEDALARLGQHDVGVKVGLDFTQAQFRVEAPVHIAELLEALLRERRKAVTPA; encoded by the coding sequence ATGACTCCTGACGCAGAGCACACCACCGGCGAAACGGGCAGTACCCGGCTGACGCTGTCCCCCGAACTGCTGGACGCGGTGCGCCGCATCGCAGGCACGGACCATCTGCTGGTGGCCATGGACTTTGACGGCACCATCTCCCCCATCGTGGACCACGCCGGGGACGCGCGCCCACTCCCCCGCTCGGCTGCCGCCTTCGCCGAACTGAGTTCCCTTCCGCGTACGACGACGGCACTTATCTCCGGGAGGGCACTGGACAGTCTGCGGGCGGTCGCCTCCCCGCCGGAGGAGACCCTGCTGATCGGGAGCCACGGCGCCGAGGCGTGGCTGGGTCCGGGTTCGGCGCCGCTGACCCTCGACCCCGAGCAGCTTTCGCTTCTCGACGAGGTCCGGGGCATCCTGACGGAGATCGTGGAACTCGCCCCAGGCACCGTCCTGGAGGAAAAGCCCGCCGGCGTTGTGCTGCACACACGGCTGGCGGCGGACGACGTTGCAGAGGATGCCGTCGCGGCCGCCCGCGCCGCACTCCAGGACCGCCAGGGCGTCTATCTCAAGAACGGCAAGCGCGTCCTGGAAACGTCCGTGGTACATGCATCCAAGGGTGAAGGCGTCGACTTCCTCCGCCAGGCCACCGGAGCCACCGGAGTACTGTTCGCCGGCGACGACACCACCGACGAGGACGCCCTGGCCCGCCTGGGGCAGCACGACGTCGGCGTGAAGGTGGGCCTTGACTTCACGCAGGCACAGTTCCGGGTGGAGGCCCCGGTCCATATCGCCGAACTCCTCGAGGCGCTGCTGCGGGAACGCCGGAAGGCCGTTACTCCCGCATAA
- the otsA gene encoding alpha,alpha-trehalose-phosphate synthase (UDP-forming), protein MHGAVSDKSDTKTESSAVPGGSSDATKDGTKDATKYDFMVVSNRLPVDRCAPGEPGDDGSGWRRSPGGLVTALAPMMTRTDGAWVGWHGAADETVEPFSHGGMDLVPVQLSSDDVELYYEGFSNATLWPLYHDVIAPPEFHRTWWDAYRTVNRRFADAVVRTADEGATVWVQDYQLQLVPRMLRQARPDLKIGFFNHIPFPPPEIFAQLPWRQAIIDGLLGADLVGFQRSSDAGNFMRSARRFLGASVKQQQVHVKDTAGDLTHIARAQAFPISIDVQHITELAQKPEIIERARQIRQDLGNPKTILLGVDRLDYTKGIGHRLKAYEELLNEGQLKVGDATLIQVASPSRERVEQYRLLREEVEGTVGHINGTYDTIENTAVRYLHHSYPVEEMVALYLAADVMLVTALRDGMNLVAKEYVTARTNNDGALVLSEFAGAADQLKQALLMNPHDIDGLKDAVMRAVKMSPRESARRMRAMRKQILDHDVDHWSADFLNALKEKVIRDDS, encoded by the coding sequence ATGCACGGAGCCGTAAGCGACAAATCCGACACAAAAACGGAAAGCTCGGCGGTGCCCGGCGGCAGCTCGGACGCCACCAAGGACGGGACGAAGGACGCCACCAAGTACGACTTCATGGTGGTCTCCAACCGCCTGCCGGTGGACCGCTGCGCGCCCGGTGAGCCCGGCGATGACGGCTCCGGCTGGCGGCGCTCCCCGGGCGGCCTGGTGACCGCACTTGCTCCCATGATGACCCGGACCGACGGCGCCTGGGTGGGCTGGCACGGTGCCGCGGATGAGACAGTGGAGCCGTTCAGCCACGGCGGCATGGACCTTGTGCCGGTCCAGCTCAGCAGCGATGACGTTGAGCTGTATTACGAAGGGTTCTCCAATGCGACGCTGTGGCCCCTGTACCACGATGTCATCGCGCCGCCGGAGTTCCACAGAACCTGGTGGGACGCCTACCGCACGGTGAACAGAAGGTTCGCCGACGCCGTCGTCCGTACTGCCGATGAAGGCGCAACCGTCTGGGTGCAGGACTACCAGCTCCAGCTGGTGCCGCGGATGCTGCGCCAGGCGCGGCCGGACCTGAAGATCGGGTTCTTCAACCACATCCCCTTCCCGCCGCCGGAAATCTTCGCCCAGCTCCCCTGGCGCCAGGCCATCATCGACGGGCTGCTGGGGGCTGACCTGGTGGGCTTTCAGCGCAGCAGCGACGCCGGCAACTTCATGCGTTCGGCCCGGCGCTTCCTCGGCGCCAGCGTCAAGCAGCAGCAGGTCCACGTCAAGGACACCGCCGGCGATCTCACGCACATCGCCCGTGCCCAGGCCTTCCCCATTTCCATCGATGTCCAGCACATCACTGAACTGGCCCAGAAGCCCGAGATCATCGAACGCGCCCGCCAGATCCGGCAGGACCTCGGCAACCCCAAGACCATCCTGCTGGGCGTGGACCGGCTGGACTACACGAAGGGCATCGGCCACCGACTCAAGGCGTACGAGGAGCTCCTGAATGAGGGCCAGCTCAAGGTGGGCGATGCGACGCTGATCCAGGTTGCCAGCCCCAGCCGCGAGCGCGTGGAGCAGTACCGGCTCCTGCGTGAGGAGGTCGAGGGCACCGTGGGCCACATCAACGGCACCTACGACACCATCGAGAATACGGCCGTCCGCTACCTGCACCACAGCTATCCGGTGGAAGAGATGGTGGCCCTCTACCTGGCGGCGGACGTCATGCTGGTCACGGCCCTGCGCGACGGCATGAACCTCGTCGCCAAGGAGTACGTCACGGCCCGCACCAACAATGACGGCGCCCTGGTGCTCAGCGAATTCGCCGGCGCCGCAGACCAGCTCAAGCAGGCCCTGCTGATGAACCCGCACGACATCGACGGCCTGAAAGACGCCGTGATGCGGGCGGTGAAGATGTCCCCCAGGGAGTCTGCCCGCCGCATGCGCGCCATGCGCAAGCAGATCCTGGACCACGACGTCGACCACTGGTCGGCCGACTTCCTGAACGCCCTCAAGGAGAAGGTGATCCGCGATGACTCCTGA
- a CDS encoding aldehyde dehydrogenase family protein, giving the protein MDHERRPLTVRPGRLDFGTVWVNSHLVIANEVPWGGFKGSGYGRDLSIYALEDFSRTKHVMYNRG; this is encoded by the coding sequence GTGGACCACGAACGCCGCCCGCTCACTGTCCGTCCCGGCAGGCTCGACTTCGGCACCGTCTGGGTCAATTCGCACCTGGTCATCGCCAACGAAGTGCCCTGGGGCGGCTTCAAGGGCTCCGGCTACGGCCGCGACCTCTCCATCTATGCCCTGGAGGACTTCTCCCGCACCAAGCACGTCATGTACAACCGCGGCTGA
- a CDS encoding agmatine deiminase family protein: MSRWRMPAETARQERLWMAFPTGGYTLGDTAEAAHAARSVWSAVANAAVEFEPVTMVVDPSDVGTAARYLSPAVEVLTAELNDAWMRDIGPTFVLDGNGALGAVDWVFNGWGAQDWAQWDKDSLVAAEVAGRSNARHLVSELVNEGGGIQVDGEGTVLVTETVQLDPGRNPGLSKADVEAELARTIGAKKVIWLPRGLTRDSQRFGTRGHVDIVAAIPSPGTLLVHSQQNPAHPDYEVSREIISFLSSTADAAGREWSIIEVPAPVALADPEGFVDYSYINHVVVNGGVIACTFSDPNDEKALRTLADAYPGRKVVGIDARELFARGGGIHCITQQQPAAI; this comes from the coding sequence GTGAGCAGGTGGCGCATGCCGGCCGAGACGGCGCGCCAGGAGCGGCTCTGGATGGCCTTCCCCACCGGCGGCTACACCCTCGGCGACACCGCGGAGGCGGCGCACGCCGCCCGGTCCGTCTGGTCCGCCGTCGCGAACGCCGCCGTCGAGTTTGAACCGGTCACCATGGTGGTGGACCCGTCCGACGTCGGGACCGCCGCACGCTATCTGTCCCCCGCCGTCGAGGTGCTGACGGCGGAACTCAACGACGCCTGGATGCGCGACATCGGCCCGACGTTTGTCCTGGACGGAAACGGCGCCCTGGGCGCCGTGGACTGGGTTTTCAACGGCTGGGGCGCCCAAGACTGGGCGCAGTGGGACAAGGACTCGCTGGTCGCCGCCGAGGTGGCCGGCCGGTCCAACGCCCGGCACCTCGTGTCCGAACTGGTTAACGAGGGCGGCGGAATCCAGGTGGACGGCGAGGGCACGGTCCTGGTCACCGAAACGGTGCAGCTTGATCCTGGCCGCAATCCCGGACTCAGCAAGGCCGACGTCGAGGCCGAATTGGCCAGGACCATCGGCGCCAAAAAGGTGATCTGGCTGCCGCGCGGGCTCACCCGTGACTCACAGCGGTTCGGAACGCGCGGGCACGTCGATATCGTTGCCGCCATCCCGTCCCCGGGCACCCTGCTGGTCCATTCCCAGCAGAACCCCGCCCACCCGGACTATGAGGTGAGCCGCGAAATCATCAGCTTCCTGTCCTCCACTGCGGATGCTGCGGGCCGGGAATGGTCCATCATCGAAGTCCCGGCGCCCGTTGCCCTGGCGGATCCGGAGGGCTTCGTCGACTACAGCTACATCAACCATGTGGTGGTCAATGGCGGAGTCATCGCCTGCACGTTCTCCGACCCCAACGACGAGAAGGCACTCCGCACCCTCGCGGATGCGTATCCCGGGCGCAAGGTGGTGGGCATCGATGCCCGCGAACTCTTCGCCCGCGGTGGGGGCATTCACTGCATCACCCAGCAGCAGCCCGCTGCCATCTAG
- a CDS encoding nitrilase-related carbon-nitrogen hydrolase, translating into MIEITCLNAPASLARTAPSGRPALRVGVVQHRWHSSAAALRAELNDGIDQAARLGATVVFLPELTLSRYPADQVPENDLAREGQDRPRPSDAAEDLLTGPTFRFAAEAARRNGITVHASLYQRAGNPDGSDDGLGLNTSILVSPTGELLARTHKLHIPVTAGYYEDKFFRQGPAAEDAYQVHAPAELGNARLGMPTCWDEWFPELARMYSLGGAELLVYPTAIGSEPLFPDFDTQPLWQQVIVGNGIANGLFMVVPNRWGQEGSLNFYGSSFISDPYGRILVQAPRDESAVLVADLDLDQRKDWLTLFPFLTTRRPDTYARLTEPVRPEEPFGTPEALVAPSSTAGVNA; encoded by the coding sequence ATGATCGAAATAACCTGCCTCAACGCGCCTGCTTCCCTCGCCCGGACAGCGCCGTCCGGCCGTCCCGCCTTACGGGTGGGCGTTGTGCAGCACCGCTGGCACAGCAGCGCCGCCGCACTCCGCGCGGAACTCAACGACGGCATCGACCAGGCCGCCCGGCTGGGTGCCACCGTGGTGTTCTTGCCCGAGCTCACCCTCTCCCGCTACCCGGCAGACCAGGTTCCGGAAAATGACCTCGCACGGGAGGGCCAGGACCGGCCGCGCCCCTCCGACGCCGCGGAGGACCTGCTGACCGGCCCCACGTTCCGCTTTGCCGCCGAGGCCGCCCGCCGGAACGGCATCACCGTCCACGCATCGCTCTACCAACGCGCCGGCAACCCGGACGGCTCGGATGACGGCCTGGGCCTGAACACCTCCATCCTCGTGTCCCCGACCGGCGAACTCCTGGCCCGCACGCACAAGCTGCACATTCCGGTGACCGCCGGATACTACGAGGACAAGTTCTTCCGCCAAGGTCCTGCCGCGGAGGACGCCTACCAGGTCCACGCCCCGGCTGAGCTCGGCAACGCCCGGCTGGGCATGCCCACCTGCTGGGACGAGTGGTTCCCCGAACTGGCCCGCATGTACTCCCTCGGCGGCGCCGAACTGCTGGTGTACCCGACGGCGATCGGTTCCGAGCCGCTGTTCCCGGACTTTGACACCCAGCCGCTGTGGCAGCAGGTGATCGTGGGCAACGGCATCGCCAACGGCCTGTTCATGGTGGTCCCGAACCGCTGGGGCCAGGAGGGCAGCCTGAACTTCTACGGATCCTCCTTCATCTCGGACCCTTACGGCCGCATCCTGGTCCAGGCGCCCCGTGACGAGTCGGCGGTCCTCGTGGCCGACCTCGACCTCGACCAGCGCAAGGACTGGCTGACGCTGTTCCCGTTCCTGACCACCCGCCGCCCCGATACCTACGCCCGGCTCACTGAACCGGTCCGCCCCGAGGAACCGTTTGGCACGCCGGAGGCACTTGTGGCCCCAAGTTCAACCGCCGGAGTAAACGCGTGA
- a CDS encoding ABC transporter ATP-binding protein, protein MATVTFDNATRLYPGTEKPAVDKLNIEIADGEFLVLVGPSGCGKSTSLRMLAGLEDVNAGRILIGDRDVTDVPPKDRDIAMVFQNYALYPHMTVADNMGFALKIAGVSKEERAERVREAAKLLDLEQYLDRKPKALSGGQRQRVAMGRAIVRNPQVFLMDEPLSNLDAKLRVQTRTQIASLTRRLGVTTVYVTHDQVEAMTMGDRVAVLKDGLLMQVDTPRNLYDRPKNVFVAGFIGSPAMNLLELPVVDGGVQFGGTVYPVPRNILEEAHGATVTLGSRPEDLETAAQGEGIQVEVDVVEELGADAYVYGHTTLDGKTHDIVARVDGRRPPMKGESIWVRPQSGHVHLFDTKTGERLGD, encoded by the coding sequence GTGGCAACAGTTACTTTTGACAACGCTACGCGTCTGTACCCGGGCACAGAAAAGCCCGCTGTTGACAAGCTCAACATCGAAATCGCCGACGGCGAATTCCTGGTCCTCGTTGGACCCTCCGGTTGCGGTAAGTCCACCTCCCTGCGCATGCTCGCAGGCCTCGAGGACGTCAACGCCGGCCGGATCCTCATTGGCGACCGCGACGTCACCGACGTTCCGCCGAAGGACCGCGACATCGCGATGGTTTTCCAGAACTACGCCCTGTACCCGCACATGACTGTGGCGGACAACATGGGCTTCGCCCTCAAGATCGCCGGTGTGAGCAAGGAAGAGCGCGCCGAGCGCGTCCGCGAAGCTGCAAAGCTCCTCGACCTTGAGCAGTACCTCGACCGCAAGCCGAAGGCACTCTCCGGCGGTCAGCGCCAGCGTGTTGCCATGGGCCGCGCCATCGTCCGTAACCCCCAGGTCTTCCTCATGGACGAGCCGCTCTCCAACCTGGACGCCAAGCTCCGTGTCCAGACCCGCACCCAGATCGCTTCCCTCACCCGCCGCCTGGGCGTCACCACCGTTTACGTGACCCACGACCAGGTCGAGGCCATGACCATGGGCGACCGCGTTGCTGTGCTCAAGGACGGCCTGCTGATGCAGGTGGACACCCCGCGCAACCTGTACGACCGCCCCAAGAACGTCTTCGTGGCCGGCTTCATCGGCTCCCCCGCCATGAACCTGCTGGAACTTCCCGTGGTCGACGGCGGCGTCCAGTTTGGCGGCACGGTGTACCCGGTGCCGCGCAACATCCTCGAAGAGGCCCACGGCGCCACAGTCACCCTGGGCAGCCGGCCCGAAGACCTCGAGACCGCAGCCCAGGGCGAAGGCATCCAGGTTGAGGTCGACGTCGTCGAGGAACTTGGCGCCGACGCATACGTCTACGGCCACACCACGCTGGACGGCAAGACCCACGACATCGTGGCCCGCGTCGACGGCCGCCGTCCCCCGATGAAGGGCGAGTCCATCTGGGTCCGCCCGCAGTCTGGCCACGTGCACCTGTTCGACACCAAGACCGGCGAACGCCTGGGCGACTAG
- a CDS encoding DsbA family protein: protein MSPANEPRKSKAERTAEAREKAREIREAQLKKDKRNKLLIGWGIVVAVVAILAVVALVVTTSLKSNAPVADQGPTPANGNVHGGVTLLKGAEVAKSAAANVNVADIPSPAASAPATVTAPGAEAEKGKPVKVVLYIDFICPVCKNFEATYNKTLTKLRDEGKITVEYRALGFLDSRSTTNYSSRAANAAACVVNESPEKYSAFVDTLFANQPAEGSAGLSDDELKKLATDVGAKSIDSCVENKTYRPWVKYTTQEAAAIGVSGTPTVLVDGKQWGKGDSAQTEFPAFVEAAIKAKA from the coding sequence ATGAGCCCCGCAAACGAACCCCGCAAGTCCAAAGCAGAGCGCACGGCCGAGGCCCGCGAGAAAGCCCGCGAAATCCGGGAGGCGCAGCTTAAGAAGGACAAGCGGAACAAACTGCTCATTGGCTGGGGAATCGTGGTCGCCGTCGTGGCCATCCTTGCCGTCGTCGCGCTGGTGGTGACCACCAGCCTCAAGAGCAACGCCCCGGTGGCGGACCAGGGCCCCACTCCCGCCAACGGCAACGTCCACGGCGGCGTCACCCTGCTCAAGGGCGCCGAAGTGGCAAAGTCCGCCGCCGCCAACGTGAACGTCGCAGACATTCCCTCGCCGGCAGCCTCGGCGCCTGCAACCGTCACGGCGCCCGGCGCGGAAGCCGAAAAGGGCAAGCCGGTGAAGGTCGTCCTATACATCGACTTCATCTGCCCCGTCTGCAAGAACTTCGAGGCGACGTACAACAAGACCCTGACGAAACTCCGTGACGAAGGCAAGATCACCGTGGAGTACCGGGCCCTGGGCTTCCTGGACAGCCGCTCCACCACCAACTACTCCTCGCGTGCGGCCAACGCCGCTGCATGCGTGGTGAACGAATCCCCGGAGAAGTACTCGGCGTTTGTGGACACCCTGTTCGCTAACCAGCCAGCCGAGGGCAGCGCCGGGCTCTCCGACGACGAGCTGAAGAAGCTGGCCACGGACGTCGGCGCCAAGAGCATCGACTCCTGCGTCGAGAACAAGACGTACCGTCCCTGGGTCAAGTACACCACCCAGGAAGCCGCAGCCATTGGCGTGAGCGGTACGCCGACTGTCCTCGTGGACGGCAAGCAGTGGGGCAAGGGCGACAGCGCCCAGACCGAATTCCCGGCCTTCGTTGAGGCGGCCATCAAGGCCAAGGCCTAG
- a CDS encoding APC family permease, protein MSQTTHESIQPGGKSASPAGEATHGITGKGLKGGQLGLLAVVVLGISSVAPAYSLTSSLGPAVGAVGVQLPAIFIVAFIPMILVAFAYRELNADSPDSGTTFTWATKAFGPFVGWMGGWGLLAANIIVLSNLAGVAVDFFYLFLAQVFNNPELADLTSNTAVNIATCLAFVALAVWVSYRGLHATKLVQYSMVGFQILVLGVFIVMALTHAASGDAGPSLAFSWDWFNPAKIESFEQFTAGMSLAVFVYWGWDVCLTVNEETKGGRGTAGKAGTTTAVAVLALYLAVIVATMMVAGTGADGIGLNNPDNQSNIFAALASPVMGPLAILMSLAVLSGTASSLQSTMASPARSLLAMGHYGALPPRFASVSKRFGSPGFATLIAGGISGGFYAVMKVVSENVLNDTILALGLMICFYYGLTAFACTWYFRHSLFSSVRNFFMRLLFPMVGGLVLTIVFIQTAADSWAPEFGSGSEIFGVGLVFVLGVGILALGIVVMLVMARLRPGYFRGDTIRQDTPALVVPE, encoded by the coding sequence ATGAGCCAAACCACGCATGAGAGCATCCAGCCCGGCGGGAAGAGCGCTTCCCCGGCCGGCGAAGCAACGCACGGCATCACCGGGAAGGGCCTCAAGGGCGGGCAGCTGGGCCTCCTTGCCGTCGTCGTCCTGGGTATTTCCTCGGTGGCTCCGGCCTACAGCCTCACCAGTTCGCTGGGGCCCGCCGTCGGGGCCGTGGGAGTGCAGCTGCCAGCGATCTTTATCGTCGCGTTCATCCCAATGATCCTGGTGGCGTTCGCCTACCGCGAGCTCAACGCCGACTCCCCGGACAGCGGCACCACGTTCACCTGGGCGACAAAAGCGTTCGGCCCGTTCGTCGGCTGGATGGGCGGCTGGGGTCTGCTCGCCGCCAACATCATCGTTTTGTCCAATCTGGCAGGCGTCGCGGTGGACTTCTTCTACCTCTTCCTGGCGCAGGTGTTCAACAACCCCGAACTCGCGGACCTGACCTCCAACACGGCAGTCAATATTGCCACCTGCCTCGCGTTCGTGGCTCTCGCCGTCTGGGTCAGCTACCGGGGCCTGCACGCCACCAAGCTCGTGCAGTACAGCATGGTCGGTTTCCAGATCCTGGTCTTGGGTGTCTTCATCGTCATGGCGCTCACGCACGCAGCATCCGGCGACGCCGGTCCGTCCCTCGCGTTCAGTTGGGACTGGTTCAACCCCGCCAAGATCGAGAGCTTCGAGCAGTTCACCGCCGGCATGTCGCTCGCCGTCTTCGTCTACTGGGGCTGGGACGTGTGCCTGACCGTGAATGAGGAAACCAAGGGCGGCAGGGGCACGGCAGGCAAGGCGGGAACGACGACGGCGGTCGCGGTCCTGGCCCTCTACCTCGCCGTGATCGTGGCCACCATGATGGTGGCCGGCACCGGCGCCGACGGCATCGGCCTGAACAACCCGGACAACCAGTCGAATATCTTCGCTGCGCTGGCCTCGCCGGTGATGGGTCCGCTGGCCATCCTGATGTCGCTCGCCGTGCTCTCCGGCACCGCCTCGTCCCTGCAGTCCACCATGGCCTCCCCGGCACGCAGCCTGCTGGCGATGGGTCACTACGGCGCCCTGCCGCCGCGTTTCGCGTCGGTCAGCAAGCGCTTTGGGTCCCCCGGCTTCGCCACGCTTATCGCGGGCGGGATCTCCGGCGGCTTCTACGCCGTCATGAAGGTGGTCAGCGAGAACGTCCTCAACGACACCATCCTGGCGCTGGGCCTGATGATCTGCTTCTACTACGGCCTCACGGCATTCGCCTGCACGTGGTACTTCCGGCACAGCCTGTTCTCCAGCGTCCGCAACTTCTTTATGCGGCTGCTGTTCCCCATGGTGGGCGGACTGGTCCTCACCATCGTCTTCATCCAGACGGCCGCGGACAGCTGGGCCCCCGAGTTCGGCAGCGGTTCGGAGATCTTCGGTGTGGGGCTCGTGTTCGTGCTGGGCGTCGGAATCCTAGCCCTGGGGATCGTCGTCATGCTGGTGATGGCGCGGCTGCGGCCCGGCTACTTCCGCGGCGACACGATCCGCCAGGACACCCCCGCGCTGGTGGTGCCCGAATAA